The stretch of DNA TCTTTTGTTTCTTCGTCAGCGATAACAAGAACTGGTCAAGCATCACTTCACAAATTGTGTAGCTTGCCCCGAGCCGGCGAGCCATCAATCGCATCGGCAGATCGCTGTATCCCGATAACGCTGCCTGGACCACGGGGAACCCGATCTCGACGTTGCCGATCGTTAATGGGGAAAGCGCGTGTGGTTTGTCCGTCTGGGTTGTGGAAGTGGGCATGAATTTCAGGGATACTGCGTGTGCGTTTATGTGGGGGCTTGGTAGTCGCGGGCAAAATACTCTGACCCTCGATCCCTACCCGAGTACCAACAAGATTGCCATCATGTCCAACATCAAAGCTCTCTTGGCGGCCTGCATTGTGATCGCCTTTGTTTCATTTGCCAACGCAGCCACAACTATGAAGATAGACAAACAATCCTTTGGTCAAACGCCTGATGGGCAGGCCGTAACACGCTACACCTTGACCAATTCAGCTGGAAACAGCGTCCAAGTGATGACCTGGGGGGCGTCACTATTGGAAGTTCGGGTACCTGATCGCCTCGGTAATCTCGAAAACGTGAATTGTGTTTTTGACTCGCTTGCCCCTTATCTGACAAAGCATCCTTACTTTGGCAGTACGGTTGGACGGTTCTGCAATCGAATCGGTAACGCGCAATTTTCAATTGACGGCACTCAGTACTCATTGACCGTCAACCACGGCAAGCACCAGTTGCACGGCGGCATCAAGAACTTCGCCTTCAAGAATTGGGAAAGTGAAAGTTACCAAGACGAAAGTGGTGGCGGAGTTCGGTTTACTTTGGTCAGTCCCGATGGCGATGAAGGGTTTCCAGGTGAGGTTTCGGTCACAACTGACTATCACTGGAACGACGCTAACGAGCTTGCGATCAAGTTTACGGCCACAACTGATGCGCCCACGCACGTCAACTTTACGAACCATAGTTATTGGAACTTGGCCGGTGTGGGAAGCGGCACGATGCTCGATCACCTCTTAACCATCGAAGCCGATCAAGTGCTCGACGTTGATGGTGATTTGATTCCAACGGGCAAGTTCAACGATGTCGAGGGAACTCCATTCGACTTTCGGGAGCCAACCGCAATTGGTAAACGCAATGACCAATTGCCAGCCACCAAGGGCTATGACCATTGCCTCGTTGTTCGTGGTGAAGCAGGAAATCTTCGTTCGGCCGCTCGCGTTGTTGATCCCCAATCGGGCCGGGTGATGGAGGTAGAAACCACTCAGCCAGGCATGCAACTTTACGCTGCGGGTAATTTGCCTGGCGGGGATAAGTCGGCCGGTTTTGGTCCGCACGATGCATTCTGCTTAGAAACGCAGCACTTCCCCGATGCTCCCAATCAACCATCCTTTGCAAGTACGTTGCTAAAGCCAGGTGAAGAATTAGAAGAGGTTACCGTTCACCGTTTTTTGGTTGACTAGGTATCAACTGACTAGGTATCAACCAACAATCAATCAACCAGCCGACCAATCGGGCTGGCGAAGGGAAGGCAACCCTCTTCTCTCGCCTGACTCGTTATTCTTCCGCAAAACGTCTGAAACCTATCTAAGGTTTCAGGCGTTTTTTTTTGCGAGGGAGGATGTATCCGCTGCATAAGTTGGTTTGTCGCGTTGGCGATGACTTGGTGCAAGCTGATTGAGATTTCTCGTCAACCCTTGGCCCGGGGTTTGCAATGTTATTGACACGAAACTAAGGAAAGGTTCATACTTTCTTAACAATCACCCTCGCCCATTTGGTATTTGCCCATGACATTGGACTTGGCATTTGGAACTGCAGCCATCATCGGGCTATCGGTCTTGGCATTTGTTGTTGGACGCTGGCTATCGGCGAGACAGCAATCCAATCGCGGGTTGTTCTTCACTTCATCGCTTGCCTTGACGCTTGCGTTTTCTTGGTTGTTGGGCGGAAAACTATTTTGGGCAGAGCTTTTGCCTTCTGCATCAGTCATTTACTGGTCCAACTTGATGCCCGTGTTGTTGTCTTTGACGGCAGGCTTCGCCAGCATGACAGGCGTGTTGTCACGTTGGAATCGATCGACGACCGTGGTTCTATTAATTCTGCTGACATCGGCCTACGTGGCAATGCCGTTGGCTCGGCCCGCGATCGCACCTGCGGACACGAATGCCGATTCGGATTGGCATGGACGTGTATGTCTACAATCGCATGGTTCAACCTGTGCTCCCGCGGCGGCGGCAACCTTGCTTCGTTCGGCATCGATCACGGCCAGTGAATCGCAAATGGCGCGATGGTGCTTGACCAGCCAATACGGAACGGAACCGTTGGGTTTGTTCCGCGGGTTGGCGATCGCTTCGCAAAACTATCCGCGTCGAGCGCGTGTGGCGTCAAAGGATGCATCGACGTGGGAAGATCTTGGTCAGCTACCTAACGTTGCCTTGGTGACGTTCGAATCGTTTGGAAACGCCAACGGTGCCACACGGACTCTCGATCGCGTTTTCGGACCAGGGCGAGAAGGGCATGCCGTGGTCGTGTTGGGACGCACCGATGGGGGTCAGTGGTTGATCGCGGATCCCGCGTTTGGAACTACGACGTGGACGGACCAAACCTTTCAGTCGCGTTTTACTGGCGATGCAATCTACTTAAAGCGCGCGAGTCGGTAGTCGCATTCAATCGCAAGAGTTTGTGGGGATCATGGTAGTGTGTTTCCTTGATCTGCGACCGGTTTGTAACTTCGGAAAACGGTCGCCGGTCTCAGTGCAAACTGTACCGATTCATTTTGTAGTGCAGTGTTCGCACGCTAATGCCGAGAGCACTGGCGGTTTGTTCGCGATGAAAATCGTGAGCCGCCAACGCCGATTGAATCGCAATTTTTTCCGCGTCCTCAGTCACCTCACTGAGTGGTCTGATCTGAGATGAATTCGTTGACGCAACGGCGATCAATTCGGAAGGCAGGTCCGCAGCAGTGATCGTGTCGCCACTTACCGTCACTACCAAACGCTCAACCACATTTCGTAGTTGGCGAATGTTGCCTGGCCAACTGGCGTGAATCAACGTTTGCATGGCTTCTTCGTCAAATGTCTTATCGCCGCGTCGGTGTCGATTGATAAAGTGCGATAGGAAGTGGTCGGCCAACAATGGAATGTCCTCTCGACGTTGTCGAAGCGGAGGGACTTCGATGGGGACAATGTTAAGACGGTAGAATAGGTCTTCCCGAAACGTGCCTTCTTGCACGAGGGTGGGCATGTCGCGGTTGGTTGCCGAAATGATCCGAGCATCAGAATGCAGAATCTCCTCGCCGCCCACTCGAGTGAACTGACCGGTTTCTAAAACTCGCAATAAATCAACTTGGCTCTTGGCGGGGATCTCCGTGATTTCATCGAGCAGCAGCGTGCCTCGCATCGCCTGTTCAAAGCAGCCTGGTTTCTGTCGCATAGCACCGGTGAATGCGCCTTCTTCGTGGCCAAACAGTTCGCTTTCCAGCAGTGTCTCTGGCAATGCGCCCAAGTTGACGGCGACGAAGGGGCCGCTCGAACGGTTCCCTAGATCATGAATCGCCCTGGCGATAAGTTCTTTTCCCGTCCCACTTTCACCCTGGATCAAAACGGTCGCGTCGGTATCGGCAACTTGCCGGATTTGGCCAAGCACTTCCTGCAAGGCTCGGCAACTTCCCACAATCCGGGAGACCTCGCCCGCCTTGGCGAGTTGGTCCTTTAGCAACCGATTCTCCGTTTGCAATCGATGGTGCTCAATCGCCTTGCTGACTTGTTGGCGAATCAAGGTCAGGTCGACGGGCTTAGTGATGAAATCAAACGCTCCTCGCCGCATCGCTTCCACCGCTGTCTCAACAGTGCCATGCGCGGTGATCACGATCGCGGTAGTGCCCGGACGACGTTCCTGCACCAACGATACAAATTCCAACCCGTCACGATCACCCGGCAAACGAACATCCACGATGACGAGTTGATAAAGATCTGCGTCAAACTTATCAAGCGCTTCGTTGACGCTTCCCGCCGTTTCGATCCGGTCAGCGATCTTTTGCAGTCCCTTCGCGAGGCCCGAACGAATGTTGGGTTCGTCGTCGACGATCAGAATTTGAAATGGGTCTTCCATGCGAACTAAATTTTCGAGTTGAACGGGGACGCGATCGGTAAAGTTATTTCAAAGGTAGTGCCAGCCGGTGAGGTGTGAAATTCTATGCCACCGTTGTGCTGCCGCATGATCTTGTCGCTTAGGGCTAACCCTAGGCCAGTGCCTTCACTTTTCGTGGTGAAATAGGGATCGAAGATGCAGTCCTTTAGGTCATCAGGAATTCCGGGGCCCTCGTCCGTGATCGTGACCGTGAACGACTCGGCATTGATGATCGTGTCCACAACGACACGGCCGCCGTTGGGCATTGCTTGAATCGCATTGTTGAGCAGGTTAAAGAATACTTGTTCTATTCGCGGACGATCGACACGTACCTTAGCTATTGAGTCGAGAGAAGTCTTATCGATGAGCACGACATTGGATTGTTTGGCTTTGGGAGTCAGTAGCTGAACTTGATGCACGATCAGGTCACCCAGATTGGCCCATTCAGGATTCAGTTCGCCAAGAGAAGCGAAGTCGCGGAACCCTTCTAGCACGGTTCCCACACGTTGCACTTCGGTTGTGATAACCGACAACATTTGATCGACATCTTCACTGACATGGTTTTCGTTGAGGTGTTCTTCCAGCAATTGAACATGTAGCGACAGGGCCGCTAAAGGATTCTTGATTTCATGGTGCAGCCCGACTGCAAGTGAGCCCAAGCCCATGTATCGTTCCATCCTTCGCATGCGCTCTTTGACGAGCACTTGTTGGGTGACGTCGCGAAGTTGCAGTACGTTTCCAATATCCTTGCCCTCGAAATCAGTCAGCGTTTGGCAAGAGCCTTGCAATGTGCGTTCTGTACCGTTGTCGGTGAGGGTGAATTCTTGAAAGTGATCAGAAGATGGCTTTGATCGACCCTTCATTCGAAAGCCGTTGAGTTGCAGTTTATCTGAAAGGCTTTCCAGTGGCACACCAACGCATTGCCTGCTGGCGCCAAGCAATTCGATACCTCGGCGATTGATGCTGGTTACTTTGCCATGGGGATCCGTCGTTAGGACCGCTTGGTCGATGCTGCTAAGGATATCGCCCGAGAGAGCTTTGACGTCTCGCAGTGATTGTTGCGAGGCACGATAGGCGCTTGAAAGTAAAAGGATCGCCAATCCTGCGACGACAAGATTAAGCACGACCAGAATCGTAATACGGAACTGCCAGCGTAATTCACCGGCCAATTCTTCGGCAGATTCGGCTGCATCGCTCGGCAGTCGCTTGATCAATTCCTGAACGATCTTCTGCTCGCGTAGGAAATCAACCTCCACCCAGACCGTAACGGCGATCGCAGCAACGCTAAGTGCCAATAGAGCCGAGATTGCTAGTCGATAGTTCTTGCCTGTTTCTGGTTGAAAACGAAACAAACTCAGCCTCTAAGAAATTGGAGCACGGGGGAATAGTTGTGCAGGTTGCTGCACATGGTCTGCAATTCTTTGCAGAAGTGACGAAGTCCCAGTTTAGCAAGCCGAAACGAGATCACCGTAATTGCCAGTGATTCTGACTGCGGCGAAACAAAACCACAAGGATTAACGGTTTGGGCATGGCGATTGCCAACGTTGTGTAGCCTCGCGATACATCCGATCCATTTTCATTCCACCTAGGTTCACCGTTGCCCGTAATAGAACAGTCGAAAGATTCGCATGTTGGTGGAACCTCACAAACAGACCTGTACGAAGCGATTCGCGGCGCAGTCGATCACGCTGCTCATCTGCTACCCGCGCAGGGGCCCATCACGGTATTCGTTCACCACAATACTCTTCACGCCTTTGAGCACTTAAATTTTGATGCGGGTGTCCAGGCCGGCGGGCGGTTGTTCAATTGCCATGCCTATCTGCCCGAAGATCGCTATCAGGCAGAATTAGCTCGAGGTCGAATACGCGTCGAAGACTTGGATGCCGTGTTGCAAGAAGACCTCGGCGACGAGGCGGATCGGTTGGTAGCGACGTTTGGAACTCGCTATGCATTGCGATTGGCAATGATGCAGTTCCCACTGCATTCGGGTCCACCGCACGAATTGCGATGGGTGGTTGCGGAAACTGATGCGTTGCGGAAATTTCGGCAGGAAGTCGATCCTGTCATGCGGGAGAACTTGATCACGCAAACTCGCAAGTGGTGCTTGGACTTGCTGGATGGAGCGCCAGGCAATTCCAGTGAAATTCAACGCGAACTGGTTTGTGATCTTGAACGTTACGATGCCCATTCGTGGGAACTTTCGAAGTGGGAACCGTTCACGCTCAAATTTCTATGGCGAGTTTGCTGTGCTGGAGTGACAACGATCACCAATGACGATGGTGGGGCCGTCATACCGAGTTCACCACGCCGGCATCGTGACATACTTCTCGATCAAGTCGGTGAAGACTCGGATCAAAATGTTCATGATGTGTTGATCCGATACTGTTCAATGTTTCTTGATCAAGGGTTCGCCGATTGGGATGAACTACCAAGAGACATCGGGTTCTACGACGCCTTTTTGCATTTGTATTGTCAGCGACTGGCCGCACCCACGCGCTGGATGTCCTCTCTACAGACAGAATGTCGGCGACTGAAATCGCAAAACGTCGGGCCGCTTGATTCCATCGCCCAGTCGCTCGTGGCGCTTGGCGTGGACGCTGAAGAATACGAGTCCTATATCACTCACTCG from Rubripirellula amarantea encodes:
- a CDS encoding aldose epimerase family protein; amino-acid sequence: MKIDKQSFGQTPDGQAVTRYTLTNSAGNSVQVMTWGASLLEVRVPDRLGNLENVNCVFDSLAPYLTKHPYFGSTVGRFCNRIGNAQFSIDGTQYSLTVNHGKHQLHGGIKNFAFKNWESESYQDESGGGVRFTLVSPDGDEGFPGEVSVTTDYHWNDANELAIKFTATTDAPTHVNFTNHSYWNLAGVGSGTMLDHLLTIEADQVLDVDGDLIPTGKFNDVEGTPFDFREPTAIGKRNDQLPATKGYDHCLVVRGEAGNLRSAARVVDPQSGRVMEVETTQPGMQLYAAGNLPGGDKSAGFGPHDAFCLETQHFPDAPNQPSFASTLLKPGEELEEVTVHRFLVD
- a CDS encoding sigma-54-dependent transcriptional regulator, translating into MEDPFQILIVDDEPNIRSGLAKGLQKIADRIETAGSVNEALDKFDADLYQLVIVDVRLPGDRDGLEFVSLVQERRPGTTAIVITAHGTVETAVEAMRRGAFDFITKPVDLTLIRQQVSKAIEHHRLQTENRLLKDQLAKAGEVSRIVGSCRALQEVLGQIRQVADTDATVLIQGESGTGKELIARAIHDLGNRSSGPFVAVNLGALPETLLESELFGHEEGAFTGAMRQKPGCFEQAMRGTLLLDEITEIPAKSQVDLLRVLETGQFTRVGGEEILHSDARIISATNRDMPTLVQEGTFREDLFYRLNIVPIEVPPLRQRREDIPLLADHFLSHFINRHRRGDKTFDEEAMQTLIHASWPGNIRQLRNVVERLVVTVSGDTITAADLPSELIAVASTNSSQIRPLSEVTEDAEKIAIQSALAAHDFHREQTASALGISVRTLHYKMNRYSLH
- a CDS encoding two-component system sensor histidine kinase NtrB, whose translation is MFRFQPETGKNYRLAISALLALSVAAIAVTVWVEVDFLREQKIVQELIKRLPSDAAESAEELAGELRWQFRITILVVLNLVVAGLAILLLSSAYRASQQSLRDVKALSGDILSSIDQAVLTTDPHGKVTSINRRGIELLGASRQCVGVPLESLSDKLQLNGFRMKGRSKPSSDHFQEFTLTDNGTERTLQGSCQTLTDFEGKDIGNVLQLRDVTQQVLVKERMRRMERYMGLGSLAVGLHHEIKNPLAALSLHVQLLEEHLNENHVSEDVDQMLSVITTEVQRVGTVLEGFRDFASLGELNPEWANLGDLIVHQVQLLTPKAKQSNVVLIDKTSLDSIAKVRVDRPRIEQVFFNLLNNAIQAMPNGGRVVVDTIINAESFTVTITDEGPGIPDDLKDCIFDPYFTTKSEGTGLGLALSDKIMRQHNGGIEFHTSPAGTTFEITLPIASPFNSKI
- a CDS encoding cysteine peptidase family C39 domain-containing protein; this encodes MTLDLAFGTAAIIGLSVLAFVVGRWLSARQQSNRGLFFTSSLALTLAFSWLLGGKLFWAELLPSASVIYWSNLMPVLLSLTAGFASMTGVLSRWNRSTTVVLLILLTSAYVAMPLARPAIAPADTNADSDWHGRVCLQSHGSTCAPAAAATLLRSASITASESQMARWCLTSQYGTEPLGLFRGLAIASQNYPRRARVASKDASTWEDLGQLPNVALVTFESFGNANGATRTLDRVFGPGREGHAVVVLGRTDGGQWLIADPAFGTTTWTDQTFQSRFTGDAIYLKRASR